A part of Molothrus aeneus isolate 106 chromosome 10, BPBGC_Maene_1.0, whole genome shotgun sequence genomic DNA contains:
- the FAM131A gene encoding LOW QUALITY PROTEIN: protein FAM131A (The sequence of the model RefSeq protein was modified relative to this genomic sequence to represent the inferred CDS: inserted 2 bases in 1 codon) — protein sequence MRPGGDVGGAEPAVVPAPGXPPGSMGCIGSKTTIVAVDTTLCVEWKEVKALSPLSIARPLPRLVRQASFDSQDFLQVNVEDTVEMLPKSRRALTIQEIAALARSSLHGISQVVKEHVTKPTAMAQGRVAHLIEWKGWCKPVESPSALESAFSSYCHLSEGEQEARFAAGVAEQFAIAEAKLRAWSSVDGDDSNDESYDEDFMPSTESSQPTELTGTMPASALLRDLLQGHLCQLGMRHGSCEPESDSSHTLSPETLCSSLCSLEMVSPSELTAKLLGSLGGEDLLLPKLPPPASQSALRGLARLRCQDSLYSVSYTEACLSPTEDEVVLSKDFPLRRKISDVASSGVASLEEEEEAEEP from the exons ATGCGGCCGGGGGGCGATGTGGGCGGCGCGGAGCCGGCGGTAGTGCCTGCACCGGG CCCCCCCGGGAGCATGGGCTGCATCGGCTCCAAAACCACCATCG TGGCCGTGGACACAACGCTGTGTGTGGAGTGGAAGGAGGTGAAGGCACTGTCACCCCTGAGCATTGCCCGCCCGCTGCCCCGCCTGGTGCGCCAGGCCTCCTTCGACAGCCAGGACTTCCTCCAG GTCAATGTTGAGGACACTGTCGAGATGCTGCCCAAGTCACGGCGCGCACTGACCATCCAGGAGATCGCTGCCCTGGCCCGCTCCTCGCTGCACG GCATCTCGCAGGTGGTGAAGGAGCACGTGACAAAGCCAacagccatggcacagggccGTGTTGCCCACCTCATCGAGTGGAAGGGCTGGTGTAAGCCAGTGGAGTCACCTTCCGCCCTGGAGAGCGCCTTCAGCTCCTACTGCCACCTGAGCGAGGGCGAGCAGGAGGCGCGGTTCGCTGCCG GTGTGGCGGAGCAGTTTGCCATTGCTGAGGCCAAGCTGCGAGCCTGGTCCTCAGTGGATGGAGACGACTCCAATGACGAGTCCTACGACGAGGACTTCATGCCCTCCACAGAGAGCTCCCAGCCCACCG AGCTGACAGGCACGATGCCCGCCAGCGCGCTGCTGCGAGACCTGCTGCAGGGCCACCTGTGCCAGCTGGGCATGCGGCACGGCTCCTGCGAGCCCGAGAGCGACTCCTCGCACACCCTCTCCCCCGAGActctctgctccagcctctgcagcctggagaTGGTGTCCCCCTCCGAACTCACTGCCAAACTGCTGGGCTCCCTGGGGGGAGaggacctgctgctgcccaagctGCCGCCCCCAGCCAGCCAAAGTGCCTTGCGGGGCCTGGCACGGCTCCGGTGCCAGGACTCCCTCTACTCCGTGTCCTACACCGAAGCCTGTCTCTCGCCCACGGAGGACGAGGTGGTGCTGAGCAAGGACTTCCCGCTCCGCCGGAAAATCTCTGACGTCGCCTCCTCCGGGGTGGCAtcgctggaggaggaggaggaggccgaAGAGCCCTGA
- the LOC136560816 gene encoding heat shock protein beta-7-like isoform X2, translating to MASLSSASTYRAELLSAYGQGHGEPRFEGDRRHGAFGAQEAFGYPESPGAMYPCSLGTWVHAQGDTYQVVADVSQFEPPDIVVTTSNCYVTIQAEKVAEDGTVCDTFTHKCQLPEDTDPLSVSCALTESGTLVITVRRRASPGPGQRPQGLHRSEAVL from the exons ATGGCATCGCTCAGCTCGGCCTCCACGTACCGCGCCGAGCTCCTCAGCGCCTACGGGCAGGGGCACGGCGAGCCCCGCTTCGAGGGTGACCGGCGGCATGGAGCCTTTGGGGCACAGGAGGCGTTTGGGTACCCAG AGTCCCCAGGTGCCATGTacccctgcagcctgggcaccTGGGTGCATGCCCAGGGTGACACCTACCAAGTGGTGGCCGACGTCAGCCAGTTTGAGCCCCCTGACATTGTGGTGACCACCTCCAACTGCTATGTCACCATCCAGGCAGAAAAG GTGGCTGAGGATGGCACCGTCTGTGACACCTTCACCCACAAGTGCCAGCTGCCCGAGGACACGGACCCGCTGTCGGTGAGCTGTGCCCTCACCGAGTCGGGCACTCTGGTCATCACCGTGCGGCGCCGTGCCAGCCCCGGCCCTGGGCAGCGCCCGCAGGGGCTGCACCGCAGCGAGGCcgtgctgtga
- the LOC136560816 gene encoding protein lethal(2)essential for life-like isoform X1 gives MSGTPRSPCNSPAPSISPDSRCHLLPPAFPPPVSLSHTPQCPAPGYCGPMPSSPPMPTESPGAMYPCSLGTWVHAQGDTYQVVADVSQFEPPDIVVTTSNCYVTIQAEKVAEDGTVCDTFTHKCQLPEDTDPLSVSCALTESGTLVITVRRRASPGPGQRPQGLHRSEAVL, from the exons ATGTCTgggacccccaggtccccctGCAATTCCCCAGCACCTTCAATATCCCCAGATTCCCGCTGCCACCTGCTACCCCCAGCCTTCCCTCCCCCAGTGTCACTCTCCCACAccccccagtgcccagcccctgggTACTGTGGCCCCATGCCCAGCAGCCCTCCAATGCCCACAGAGTCCCCAGGTGCCATGTacccctgcagcctgggcaccTGGGTGCATGCCCAGGGTGACACCTACCAAGTGGTGGCCGACGTCAGCCAGTTTGAGCCCCCTGACATTGTGGTGACCACCTCCAACTGCTATGTCACCATCCAGGCAGAAAAG GTGGCTGAGGATGGCACCGTCTGTGACACCTTCACCCACAAGTGCCAGCTGCCCGAGGACACGGACCCGCTGTCGGTGAGCTGTGCCCTCACCGAGTCGGGCACTCTGGTCATCACCGTGCGGCGCCGTGCCAGCCCCGGCCCTGGGCAGCGCCCGCAGGGGCTGCACCGCAGCGAGGCcgtgctgtga